A part of Legionella sainthelensi genomic DNA contains:
- a CDS encoding SURF1 family protein, with protein sequence MPSLTCFKFRFTPSWLMLILTILFFALFMRLGFWQIQRADEKKKMIVAQKTQELQKPLFWTKNQKQPLQYERIILEGSYLPQIFLLDNQHHQHQFGYDVLSPFVLPDGAIIMIDRGWVPGELSRRILPNIITPNDFLTLQGSVYFPSKNQWVLGPSLEKKGNKVVILERLDTQLISQVLQKSVSPFIIRLDKQDANGFVREWATVSMPPQRHLAYALQWFVMALVVLIIFVALNLKKKNEKTNF encoded by the coding sequence ATGCCTAGTTTAACCTGTTTTAAATTTCGTTTCACCCCAAGTTGGTTGATGTTAATTCTCACCATTTTGTTTTTTGCATTATTTATGCGTCTTGGCTTTTGGCAAATCCAACGTGCGGATGAAAAAAAGAAAATGATTGTGGCACAAAAAACACAAGAACTGCAAAAACCTCTTTTTTGGACTAAAAATCAAAAACAGCCTTTGCAATACGAGCGTATTATCCTTGAAGGGAGTTATTTGCCACAGATATTTTTATTAGATAACCAACATCATCAACATCAATTTGGTTATGATGTATTATCACCTTTTGTACTTCCTGATGGCGCGATTATTATGATTGATAGAGGCTGGGTTCCTGGAGAGTTAAGCCGTCGGATTCTTCCAAACATTATAACGCCCAATGATTTTTTAACCTTACAGGGCTCTGTATATTTTCCAAGTAAAAATCAATGGGTTTTAGGACCTTCTTTGGAAAAGAAAGGGAATAAAGTGGTTATCCTTGAACGTTTGGATACACAATTGATAAGTCAAGTTTTGCAAAAATCGGTCTCTCCGTTTATTATTCGCCTCGACAAACAAGATGCAAATGGATTTGTGCGTGAATGGGCGACTGTATCTATGCCTCCACAGCGGCATTTAGCCTATGCTTTGCAGTGGTTTGTTATGGCATTGGTTGTCCTGATTATATTTGTAGCATTAAATCTGAAGAAAAAAAATGAAAAAACAAATTTCTAA
- the pgl gene encoding 6-phosphogluconolactonase, with amino-acid sequence MQLHSFSEAHLLTEDLAERLKHILCNAIAKRGHAYMVVSGGKTPIDLFKTLAKIDLPWNKVTLTLADERCVPPDNADRNERLVRHYLLQHEAATARFVSLYHEEGYSIEETANTIASLPTFDAVVLGMGEDGHTASLFPCAQELALGLDDNAAAVLPITPKNASHQRVSLSKRRLLNSRVIFFHLVGHKKLAVLHQAMAQHDPKVMPVSAFLNNLDANVQVMYAP; translated from the coding sequence ATGCAGTTACATAGTTTCAGTGAGGCACATTTATTAACAGAAGACTTGGCTGAACGACTAAAGCATATTCTTTGTAATGCGATTGCCAAACGCGGCCATGCATATATGGTGGTTTCCGGAGGAAAAACACCCATTGATTTATTTAAAACTTTAGCAAAGATTGATCTTCCCTGGAATAAGGTTACTCTAACTTTAGCTGATGAGCGTTGTGTTCCACCGGATAACGCGGATAGAAATGAACGCCTGGTTCGACACTATTTGTTGCAACATGAAGCAGCGACAGCCCGTTTTGTAAGTTTGTATCATGAAGAAGGATATTCAATAGAAGAAACAGCAAATACGATTGCCTCTTTACCGACTTTTGATGCGGTAGTTTTAGGTATGGGAGAAGACGGACATACAGCCTCTTTGTTTCCTTGCGCACAGGAACTTGCTTTGGGATTAGATGATAATGCTGCTGCGGTATTACCAATTACCCCTAAAAATGCGTCACATCAACGAGTGAGTTTGTCGAAACGGAGATTATTAAATAGTCGCGTGATTTTTTTTCATTTAGTCGGCCATAAAAAACTGGCAGTACTTCATCAAGCAATGGCTCAGCATGATCCTAAGGTTATGCCTGTTAGTGCTTTTTTAAATAATCTTGATGCCAATGTTCAGGTGATGTATGCACCTTAA
- the zwf gene encoding glucose-6-phosphate dehydrogenase, producing the protein MIEEVAATYPCDLILFGALGDLSCRKLIPALYQLECSNLLHANTRIISCAREPLTLTAYLEFAKTKTQIFMDKNLDEKIWSRFVEKMVYCQLDLTHPEDYGRLIDLVVPEERVTISYLAIPPSLYAQACQGLSTIGLTKQPSRIVLEKPIGHDLPSSIAINNEVARFFTESQIYRIDHYLGKETVLNLLVLRFANAIFSSNWDNQSIDKVEITVAEEVGVEGRWSYYDKSGQVRDMLQNHLLQILSLLAMEPPMSLSAECIRSEKLKVLKSLRPISDLQVHEHTIRAQYVGNVINGQNVLGYLDEEGAHRGSSTETFVAIKAYIDNWRWSGVPFYLLTGKRLSKKQSEVVIYFKPQPYNIFKQLKQNLSPNQLIIRLQPDEGVELRMMNKIPGLSDCMQLRDSKLNLNFNHLSNSQRIADAYERLLLEVMLGNQYLFVSREEVEQAWKWIDDIKLAWEKQDMPLYTYPSGTWGPLEVIRLYNGKAHVWGEQNAVT; encoded by the coding sequence ATGATCGAAGAAGTCGCTGCAACCTATCCTTGTGATTTAATTCTGTTTGGTGCCTTGGGAGACCTTTCTTGCCGCAAGTTGATTCCTGCATTGTACCAGCTTGAGTGTTCAAACTTACTTCATGCAAATACCCGCATCATTAGCTGCGCCCGTGAACCATTAACGCTTACTGCTTATCTTGAGTTCGCAAAAACAAAGACGCAAATTTTTATGGACAAAAATCTTGATGAAAAAATTTGGTCACGTTTTGTTGAAAAAATGGTTTATTGCCAACTTGATTTAACACACCCCGAAGATTATGGGCGATTAATTGATCTTGTTGTGCCCGAAGAGCGAGTCACCATTTCTTATTTAGCGATTCCACCTTCTTTGTACGCGCAAGCATGCCAGGGGCTTTCAACTATAGGTTTAACAAAACAACCTTCCCGAATTGTTTTGGAAAAACCAATTGGTCATGATCTACCTTCATCTATCGCAATTAATAATGAAGTTGCCCGTTTCTTTACTGAAAGTCAAATCTATCGAATTGATCATTATTTGGGTAAAGAAACTGTATTAAATCTTTTGGTGCTTCGCTTTGCTAATGCTATTTTTTCTTCAAATTGGGATAATCAGTCTATTGATAAAGTAGAAATTACTGTTGCAGAAGAAGTCGGGGTAGAAGGGCGCTGGTCATATTATGACAAATCAGGCCAAGTAAGAGACATGTTGCAAAATCATTTATTACAAATACTATCTCTTTTGGCAATGGAGCCTCCCATGAGCTTGTCAGCCGAGTGTATTCGAAGCGAAAAACTTAAAGTATTAAAATCATTACGTCCGATTAGTGATCTTCAAGTGCATGAACATACAATCCGTGCCCAATATGTGGGAAATGTTATTAATGGTCAGAACGTATTGGGTTATTTGGATGAAGAAGGAGCACATCGAGGCTCTTCTACAGAGACATTTGTTGCAATTAAAGCTTATATTGATAACTGGCGCTGGTCGGGTGTTCCTTTTTATTTACTGACAGGCAAAAGATTATCAAAAAAACAAAGTGAAGTAGTTATTTACTTTAAGCCGCAACCTTATAATATTTTTAAACAATTAAAACAAAATTTATCTCCTAATCAGCTTATTATACGGTTGCAACCTGATGAAGGAGTGGAATTGCGCATGATGAATAAAATTCCAGGTTTGAGTGATTGCATGCAATTACGCGACAGCAAATTAAATTTAAATTTTAACCATTTGTCTAATTCTCAAAGAATTGCAGATGCTTATGAGCGATTATTGCTCGAAGTTATGTTGGGTAATCAATACTTATTTGTGAGCCGTGAAGAAGTAGAGCAAGCTTGGAAATGGATTGACGATATTAAACTAGCTTGGGAAAAACAAGATATGCCACTTTATACTTATCCTTCAGGAACGTGGGGCCCTTTGGAAGTAATTCGTTTGTACAATGGTAAAGCACATGTGTGGGGTGAACAAAATGCAGTTACATAG
- a CDS encoding ABC transporter permease codes for MAIRKQLIALYTLVRRELVRMFRIASQVFLPPVITTTLYFLIFGSLIGPRIGNIEGVSYPMFIAPGLIMMSVIVNSYGNVSSSLYSVRFQRSIDEMLVSPMHHGLLLLGYVLGGVFRGLIVAILVFLVASFFLTIELSHLPMTLLVVLLVSAIFASAGFTNAMVARNFDDIMLIPTFVLTPLTYLGGVFYSITMLPEPWQKISWFNPILYMVNALRNAMIGQSEVSISLAIGIICLMLVSITILNMILLKKGIGLRE; via the coding sequence ATGGCCATTAGAAAACAACTTATTGCACTTTATACTTTGGTTAGGCGCGAACTTGTTCGTATGTTTCGTATTGCGTCACAAGTATTTTTACCTCCTGTCATCACAACTACACTTTATTTTCTTATTTTCGGCAGCTTAATTGGACCTCGGATTGGTAACATTGAAGGGGTGAGCTACCCCATGTTCATTGCTCCAGGACTAATTATGATGTCAGTGATCGTGAATTCCTATGGCAATGTCTCTTCCTCATTATATAGTGTTCGTTTTCAACGAAGCATTGATGAAATGCTTGTTAGTCCTATGCATCATGGCCTTTTACTTTTAGGATATGTTTTAGGCGGAGTATTCAGAGGATTAATTGTCGCCATTTTAGTTTTTCTGGTCGCCAGTTTTTTCTTAACCATTGAGTTAAGTCACTTACCTATGACCCTGCTAGTCGTTTTATTGGTTTCTGCAATATTTGCCTCGGCAGGTTTCACCAATGCTATGGTTGCTCGTAATTTTGATGATATTATGCTTATTCCAACGTTTGTTTTGACACCGCTTACTTATTTGGGGGGCGTATTTTATAGCATTACGATGTTACCAGAACCTTGGCAAAAAATATCCTGGTTTAATCCAATCTTATACATGGTTAATGCACTGAGAAATGCCATGATAGGCCAAAGTGAAGTAAGCATTTCTTTGGCTATAGGTATTATTTGTCTTATGTTAGTTTCGATTACGATCCTCAACATGATTTTGTTGAAAAAAGGAATCGGATTGCGCGAATAA
- the plaA gene encoding GDSL family lysophospholipase PlaA encodes MRLLATISAFLFSGIISATPLHNIVIFGDSLSDNGNLYEFMKKQIPQSPPYYEGRFTNGPVWIEHVIASYFPENPSAHLLDYAFGGAGVSEEEGADDVLFTLRREINNYLLAHHDKASEDSLFVIWIGANNYLGLPSEVDKSLQEVNLGIVNSLHRLVKKGAKHILVVNLPDLGRTPAAIEFGTIDELTYFATKHNSMLSQSIDSFKQTYPDVEWLYYDLHQAFEEVIDSPQDYGFTNITNTCVQFDESISKTSVLKMTAAAKPQMQEDACTGYLFFDLVHPTGLAHKILAEKARLMLDQQGIVFSD; translated from the coding sequence ATGAGACTGTTAGCAACTATTAGTGCGTTTTTATTTTCTGGGATTATTTCAGCAACACCTCTTCATAATATCGTTATATTTGGAGATAGCTTATCTGATAATGGTAATTTGTATGAATTTATGAAAAAGCAAATTCCACAATCCCCCCCCTATTACGAGGGTCGTTTTACCAATGGTCCTGTCTGGATAGAACATGTAATCGCTTCTTATTTTCCTGAAAATCCTAGCGCTCATTTATTGGATTATGCTTTCGGGGGTGCTGGCGTTTCTGAAGAGGAAGGGGCAGATGATGTATTATTTACTTTAAGAAGAGAAATTAATAATTATTTATTGGCGCATCATGATAAAGCCAGTGAAGACAGCCTTTTTGTGATATGGATAGGCGCTAATAATTATCTTGGATTACCTTCTGAAGTGGACAAATCACTACAGGAGGTTAATCTCGGAATTGTAAATAGTTTACATCGTTTAGTAAAAAAAGGTGCAAAGCATATCCTGGTCGTGAATTTACCAGATTTAGGCCGAACACCAGCTGCGATTGAGTTTGGCACTATAGATGAGCTGACCTATTTTGCAACAAAACACAACAGTATGTTAAGTCAATCCATTGATAGTTTTAAACAAACATATCCAGATGTAGAATGGCTCTATTATGATCTGCATCAAGCTTTTGAAGAAGTCATTGACAGCCCACAAGACTATGGATTTACTAATATCACGAACACTTGTGTTCAATTTGATGAAAGTATCAGTAAAACATCGGTCTTAAAAATGACTGCTGCAGCTAAACCACAAATGCAGGAGGATGCTTGTACAGGTTATTTATTTTTTGATTTAGTACATCCCACAGGATTAGCGCATAAAATTCTAGCAGAAAAAGCAAGATTGATGTTAGATCAACAGGGTATAGTGTTTTCAGATTAA
- a CDS encoding COX15/CtaA family protein: MQNKLLRCVVTCAVLLSLCVVMLGAYTRLTDAGLGCPDWPGCYGQIVLPSAKEKLQAAQTQYPQIPIETRKAWTEMAHRYVAGTLALLIFFIGFYVMRKRSQGSHLPWHLPIALLILVIFQAVLGMWTVTLKLLPVVVMGHLLGGMLIVACLSRFRFQISALSGQDLPQWRPWLRLGVIIVLIQIALGGWVSANYAGISCIGFPTCNGAWWPDLHFAQGFNLFSPVGANYQGGLLEHDVRATIQFIHRLGAMITAVYVMMLSFFILLKSHFHYLKTAAGVLLLLVLIQFTLGILNVIYLLPITVAVAHNGIAALLLAALFSTLHFTRKGQNDAC, translated from the coding sequence ATGCAAAATAAACTTTTACGCTGCGTAGTAACCTGTGCCGTACTTTTATCTTTATGTGTCGTGATGTTAGGCGCTTATACGCGACTCACGGACGCAGGTTTAGGCTGTCCAGATTGGCCTGGTTGCTATGGACAGATTGTTCTTCCCAGCGCTAAGGAGAAATTGCAGGCTGCACAAACCCAATATCCTCAAATTCCTATTGAGACTAGAAAAGCATGGACTGAGATGGCTCATCGTTATGTTGCGGGCACATTAGCGTTATTGATTTTTTTTATTGGCTTTTATGTTATGCGTAAACGCTCACAAGGCAGTCATTTACCTTGGCATTTACCTATTGCTTTATTAATATTGGTTATTTTTCAAGCAGTTTTGGGTATGTGGACTGTAACTTTAAAGCTCTTACCTGTTGTAGTTATGGGGCATCTACTCGGGGGAATGTTAATTGTTGCATGTTTAAGTAGATTTCGTTTTCAAATCAGTGCATTAAGCGGCCAAGACTTACCCCAATGGCGCCCATGGTTACGTTTAGGAGTCATTATTGTTCTGATCCAAATTGCATTAGGTGGATGGGTTAGTGCTAATTATGCAGGAATCTCATGCATTGGTTTTCCAACGTGTAACGGAGCTTGGTGGCCTGATTTGCATTTTGCGCAGGGTTTTAATTTATTTTCTCCAGTAGGCGCAAATTATCAAGGTGGATTACTGGAGCATGATGTACGAGCGACTATCCAATTTATTCATCGACTGGGTGCTATGATAACCGCGGTTTATGTGATGATGCTTTCCTTTTTTATCCTATTGAAAAGCCATTTTCATTATCTTAAAACAGCGGCTGGAGTGCTGCTCTTATTGGTTTTAATTCAGTTTACTTTAGGGATTCTCAATGTGATTTATTTACTTCCAATTACGGTAGCTGTAGCTCATAATGGGATTGCAGCTTTATTGTTGGCAGCGCTATTTAGCACATTGCACTTTACGCGTAAGGGGCAAAATGATGCATGTTAA
- the cyoE gene encoding heme o synthase, with translation MHVNPIAQPTSSVWRNYIELCKPRVVLLMLLTVVVGMYLATPGWVNLFLLSASLLGIGLCAGSAAAINHLVDKRIDAIMARTKKRPVASGQVSVRQALWFALIMGTIGLTVLVVFVNELTALLTFITLIGYAGIYTGYLKRATPQNIVIGGLAGAAPPLLGWTSVTNQLDPEALLLVLIIFIWTPPHFWALAIYRYEEYQHAQIPMLPVTHGIQFTKLNIYLYTILLVVVSVLPFIIGMSGLFYLIGALVLGARFLYWAYQLYHTDKPVIAMQTFRFSIVYLMLLFVFLLIDHYL, from the coding sequence ATGCATGTTAATCCGATAGCGCAACCTACATCATCCGTTTGGCGTAATTATATTGAGTTATGTAAACCTCGCGTTGTGTTATTGATGCTCTTGACCGTAGTAGTTGGTATGTATCTTGCAACACCAGGATGGGTGAATTTATTTCTATTGAGTGCTTCTTTGCTCGGCATTGGACTCTGTGCAGGTAGTGCTGCGGCAATTAATCATCTCGTTGATAAACGAATTGATGCTATTATGGCCAGAACGAAAAAAAGGCCTGTAGCGAGCGGCCAAGTTTCAGTGCGCCAAGCATTATGGTTTGCTTTAATTATGGGGACAATCGGCTTAACTGTTTTAGTAGTTTTTGTGAATGAATTAACTGCATTACTCACTTTTATCACTTTGATTGGGTATGCTGGCATTTATACAGGTTATTTAAAGCGAGCAACCCCGCAGAATATAGTAATAGGTGGATTGGCAGGCGCTGCTCCTCCATTATTAGGTTGGACTTCCGTAACCAATCAATTGGATCCCGAGGCATTGTTGTTGGTGTTAATTATCTTTATTTGGACACCTCCTCATTTTTGGGCTCTAGCGATTTATCGCTATGAAGAGTATCAACATGCGCAAATTCCTATGCTGCCTGTAACTCATGGTATCCAATTTACTAAATTGAATATTTATCTGTATACCATTTTGTTAGTGGTTGTGAGCGTATTACCTTTTATTATTGGGATGAGTGGTTTATTTTATCTGATAGGCGCCTTAGTGCTGGGTGCGCGTTTCTTATACTGGGCGTATCAATTATATCATACAGATAAACCAGTTATTGCGATGCAAACATTTAGATTTTCAATAGTCTACTTAATGTTGTTGTTTGTCTTTTTATTGATTGATCATTATCTATAA
- a CDS encoding twin transmembrane helix small protein has product MITKIIIILAMIIIAGSLASGLIFLIRDSGNSKRAVRALTIRISISVSLFIFLLIAFKLGLIKPHGI; this is encoded by the coding sequence ATGATCACTAAAATTATCATCATCTTGGCCATGATTATTATCGCTGGTTCATTAGCAAGTGGACTTATTTTCCTCATTCGTGACTCTGGAAACTCGAAACGCGCAGTCAGAGCATTGACCATTAGAATAAGTATTTCTGTTAGTTTATTTATATTTTTATTAATTGCTTTTAAACTGGGATTAATTAAACCCCATGGCATTTAA
- a CDS encoding DEAD/DEAH box helicase, giving the protein MSQEITSFAAFNFSDALNKALEDMKFTTPSPIQAQTIPLLLQGQDAIALAQTGTGKTAAFALPILQNLSSSVHGTQALILAPTRELAIQVAEQFELLSANQRSITVAVLCGGQEYGRQLKQLRAGAQIVVGTPGRILDHLDKGTLNLENLRTFILDEADEMLRMGFIEDIETIMSKLPEKKQIGLFSATMPYRIRQIANTYLHNPASIEIRADTATVKSIEQRFLFASGHQKADALLRVLAVEEYQGVIVFVRTKSSTEEVAEILQQQGLRAMAIHGDITQALRERIIAQFRQGAIDILVATDVAARGLDVDRVTHVINYDLPHDNETYVHRIGRTGRAGRSGVAVLFVTPKEGRLITSIERHTRQRITKVAVPTDHMIHVARQQRFMANITARLEHEHLISYKRIIEEYIKENDASAVDVAAALALLLHKDMPWQKEQALPKESRSIKENRSERNGKSERSFSRFDERKSFTSDKKNPKENRKKFGDIEQDLFRLDVGKVHGVKPGNIVGAIANEAGLQSKHITGLKILDDHSIVRLPKGMPKEIVSGLTKAWVCGRQLKLTLISNA; this is encoded by the coding sequence ATGTCTCAAGAAATCACCAGCTTCGCTGCCTTTAATTTTTCTGATGCCTTAAATAAAGCATTAGAGGATATGAAGTTTACTACTCCTTCGCCAATTCAAGCACAAACTATACCTTTACTCTTACAAGGACAGGATGCAATTGCTCTGGCACAAACAGGAACAGGTAAAACGGCAGCATTTGCATTACCCATTTTACAAAACTTATCTTCGTCTGTGCACGGCACTCAAGCTTTAATTTTAGCGCCTACGCGTGAATTAGCGATTCAAGTCGCAGAACAATTCGAATTATTAAGTGCGAATCAACGCAGTATTACCGTTGCTGTTTTATGTGGTGGCCAAGAATATGGTCGTCAATTAAAACAATTACGAGCTGGGGCCCAGATAGTAGTCGGAACTCCAGGAAGAATTTTAGATCATCTCGATAAAGGGACTTTAAATTTAGAGAATTTACGTACTTTTATTCTTGATGAAGCCGATGAAATGTTGCGTATGGGGTTTATTGAAGATATTGAAACCATCATGTCTAAATTACCCGAAAAAAAGCAAATAGGTTTATTTTCTGCAACCATGCCTTATCGTATACGGCAAATTGCTAACACTTATTTACATAATCCTGCATCGATTGAAATACGTGCAGATACCGCCACTGTCAAAAGTATCGAACAACGATTCTTATTTGCATCAGGCCATCAAAAAGCTGACGCATTATTACGGGTATTGGCTGTAGAAGAATACCAAGGTGTTATTGTATTTGTGCGCACTAAAAGTAGTACTGAAGAAGTAGCTGAGATATTACAGCAACAAGGGCTACGCGCGATGGCCATACATGGCGACATCACCCAAGCGCTGCGTGAACGAATTATTGCTCAGTTTAGACAAGGGGCAATTGATATCTTAGTTGCTACAGATGTAGCTGCACGTGGTTTAGATGTTGATCGGGTTACTCACGTAATTAATTATGACTTACCTCATGATAATGAAACTTATGTTCATCGTATTGGAAGAACAGGAAGAGCAGGTCGTTCAGGTGTAGCGGTACTCTTTGTAACTCCTAAGGAAGGCCGACTTATTACCAGTATCGAGCGCCATACCCGTCAGCGTATTACTAAAGTAGCTGTGCCCACAGATCATATGATCCATGTAGCACGTCAACAACGTTTCATGGCGAATATTACCGCACGCTTAGAGCATGAACACTTAATTTCTTATAAACGAATTATTGAAGAATATATCAAAGAGAATGATGCCTCCGCAGTCGATGTTGCTGCTGCACTTGCATTATTACTGCATAAAGATATGCCATGGCAAAAAGAACAAGCTTTGCCTAAGGAATCACGTTCAATAAAAGAAAACCGTTCCGAACGCAATGGCAAATCGGAACGTTCATTTTCTCGTTTCGACGAAAGAAAAAGTTTTACTTCGGATAAGAAAAATCCCAAGGAAAACCGTAAAAAATTTGGTGACATAGAACAAGATTTGTTCCGTCTTGATGTAGGTAAAGTTCATGGAGTAAAACCAGGAAATATTGTTGGTGCTATTGCTAATGAGGCAGGCCTACAAAGCAAGCATATCACTGGTCTTAAAATTCTTGATGATCATTCTATTGTACGCCTTCCCAAAGGCATGCCTAAGGAAATCGTGAGCGGTTTAACCAAAGCCTGGGTTTGTGGACGTCAGTTAAAATTAACTTTAATTAGTAATGCGTGA
- a CDS encoding alpha/beta hydrolase family protein — translation MTSAAFTNMLEIDIDGKHIHLPCWFSQKKQLGAILLVNGESHNQSSALLEYLAHRLAENGWMVTLVQDDKSNSIPWIKQLPEAIVTLRQQKFMKIVVLHYGEQLQQTLNYFGKPQAPKIEGLILLSAYYVQNPIHKKPEINMPIFDIIGQFDGDLVKQELAIRQKTLRNNKKKYLAIEIPGVEPDYKYSRQLLFTFIHGWMIKLPEFQPSPPSFMYTYQHPILDFEYKV, via the coding sequence ATGACCTCAGCTGCATTTACAAATATGCTTGAGATTGATATAGATGGTAAGCATATTCATCTGCCTTGTTGGTTTTCTCAAAAAAAACAGCTTGGAGCGATACTTCTTGTTAATGGAGAAAGTCATAATCAATCCTCAGCATTATTAGAATATTTAGCTCATCGTTTAGCAGAAAATGGATGGATGGTCACTTTAGTTCAGGATGATAAAAGCAATTCCATTCCATGGATAAAACAACTACCTGAGGCCATTGTAACGTTAAGGCAGCAGAAGTTCATGAAAATTGTGGTGTTGCATTATGGAGAGCAATTACAGCAAACTTTGAATTATTTCGGCAAACCGCAAGCCCCAAAAATTGAAGGATTAATTTTACTTTCAGCCTACTATGTACAAAATCCTATACATAAAAAGCCTGAAATAAATATGCCCATTTTTGATATTATAGGGCAATTTGATGGCGATTTAGTGAAGCAAGAGCTGGCGATACGTCAAAAAACGTTAAGAAACAATAAAAAGAAATACCTGGCAATAGAAATACCAGGGGTAGAACCAGATTACAAATACAGTCGGCAGCTGCTTTTTACTTTTATTCATGGATGGATGATAAAACTTCCAGAGTTTCAACCATCGCCCCCCTCTTTTATGTATACCTACCAACATCCTATATTAGATTTCGAATATAAAGTATAA
- a CDS encoding SCO family protein, with protein sequence MSLKTKGITFTVVILLALAGLFSGIFVGQHIHFKKKIDISKFNGTYLEHPRPVNKFNLTGIDNNTFDNNSLQGKWTLIFFGFTNCGYVCPTTMAELAKMYRILDEKGVKNLPRIVMISIDPERDTQQKLGNYVTSFHPDFYGARGDEESIKSMTREMGIAYTKVIEANNDSKNYDMQHSGALMLFNPQGELNAFFTTPHHADLLAKDYLLLVS encoded by the coding sequence ATGAGTTTAAAAACTAAGGGTATTACTTTTACTGTAGTAATTTTGCTGGCTCTTGCAGGACTATTTTCGGGAATATTTGTAGGACAGCACATTCATTTTAAAAAGAAAATTGATATTAGCAAATTCAATGGAACCTATCTTGAGCATCCAAGACCAGTCAATAAATTTAATCTGACTGGAATTGATAACAATACTTTTGATAATAATAGTTTACAAGGTAAATGGACTTTAATCTTTTTTGGGTTCACTAATTGTGGCTATGTTTGCCCAACGACTATGGCTGAATTAGCTAAAATGTATCGTATCCTTGATGAAAAAGGAGTTAAGAATTTACCAAGGATAGTCATGATATCTATTGATCCAGAACGGGATACGCAACAAAAATTAGGCAATTATGTCACCTCTTTTCATCCTGACTTTTATGGGGCGCGAGGAGATGAGGAATCGATTAAATCGATGACGCGAGAAATGGGTATTGCTTATACAAAAGTAATTGAAGCGAATAATGACTCTAAAAATTATGATATGCAGCATAGCGGAGCATTGATGTTGTTTAATCCGCAAGGAGAGCTCAATGCATTTTTTACTACACCGCATCATGCTGATCTTTTAGCAAAAGATTATTTGTTATTGGTATCTTAA